Part of the Micropterus dolomieu isolate WLL.071019.BEF.003 ecotype Adirondacks linkage group LG17, ASM2129224v1, whole genome shotgun sequence genome is shown below.
TCTCAGTGCTCCACAGAGGCTTCAGCTCTCTCCCGTACAAACTTAAGAGAGGTTGTTGGAAGATATCTTTGGTTCAACTTACATCTCACTACTTTTTTAGGGATCACCATCCTGTTTCCACAGCAATGATCTTCACAGCAGAGCAGGTGGCTTGTGTGTGCGAGGTCCTTCTGCAGAGCGGTTACATGGATCGACTTGCTGGCTTCCTCCgcactcttcctcctcctcctgccatctcctcctccacctctcgtTCCCCCGGGGAGCTAGAGAGTGTGCTGAAGGCTAAAGCCGCAGTGGCCTTTCACCAGGGTCGCTTCATAGACCTCTACTCCCTGCTGGAGGGATTCCCCTTCTCCCCAAGAAGCCACCCACTCCTGCAGCAGCTCTGGCTCCGAGCCCACTACATAGAGGCCGAGGGGCAGAGGGGCCGACCCCTGGGAGCTGTGGGGAAGTATCGCATAAGGAGAAAGTTCCCTCTACCACACACCATCTGGGATGGAGAGGAGACCAGCTACTGTTTCAAGGTATAATCTTATCCTAAATGTGCTCCCcaactgttatttagctttctggtattttattgttattttttattggGACTTGTGAATTTTGATTAGCTGTGAAACTATCAGTGAAGGAGATTGTGTATCACCAACAGACAGGCACAATGGAAAGGCCAGAGGTTAGTATGTTTACTTAGGTACTATACTTAAAGTACAGTTTTACACTGCTTGTATTATACTTGAGTATCTTATACTTCCACTCCACCACATTTCAAGGGATcatattgcactttttactcTACTATAATATTCTAACGTCTATAATTAGGCTATGCATTTGCCATTACTTTTCAGATTCCTCCTCTAAAATATGATTGTTATAGactaacacactcaaaagtaggcctatataaagTAGGTAAACTATGCTCCACACCAACCATACTTATGatacaagtaggcctacatgaataataaataaatacataaataaaatgatctTAAAAGGAGCCATTTGGTTACTACTTACTACTGATAATTAAAGTATATTTTGCTGGTAgtaattttgtaatttcactttggtaaagttttaaatgcaggacatttacttcAAATGGAATATTATCacactgttattatttttactttatgtaAGCATCTGATTGGACTACTTTTTCCACCATTGGGAAAGTTATAATGGTAGAAACTGTCAAAAGTGAATCACATTTGCTTTAAGGGCTTTGGCCACcgttacaaaagaacaattcatcttcaataaatgttaaatggcAACACCTATTTACATAGGCCTATGTAcaaagatatttcagttttagtGATACATTGGCTAAAACTCCTTTGGCTAAACTTCAAATGCAGCTGCACTCGATTACACTGGTATTTGTAGAGCTATTTCTtggtatgtatttgtgttttaacaACGCTCAGATTTGACGTTATTTATTCAACTTTCTAACAGGAAAAATCACGGAGCATACTCCGGGAGTGTTACCACCTTAAACCTTATCCGTCTACCCGGGAGAAGCGGGAGCTCGCGGCAGCCACCGGCCTGACAACAACACAGGTCAGCAACTGGTTCAAGAACCGCAGGCAGAGGGACCGAAGCACGGACGCTACCGGGTCAGTGATGCAGCAGGTCGCTCTCTGGGGAATTGTCTcattttaatgatttacttGTCTCCTACGTACCAACAGCAAGTTATTATacaaacattttgacatgaCTTTCCGACAGGGTAAAGTAATTTACAAGCTAGTGAAGTTAGGAAGCGGATGGATACACGGGGACCAATCTAAAAGTAACCGTTGAGTCTCACGCCATAAACAAAATGTCTTAGTTCATAATTTATAAATTCATCTTCATATAAAAAGAAAGAGTAATTCAAAGAGTGACAGATTTTGATACAATGCATGAAGCTTATATTAAACGGATAAAAAAAACGATAAAAACCCAACGGTTTTGTTGACCGCGGAGTAATATGACGGCTGAATCAGACCTGATAATCAGACGTTACAATCAAGCAAACGTTTGGTTTGTCTACCGATAACTTCTCTTCACTTTCCGGTGACCCAATGGAAATACTAATATTAATACAGAAATAACCATTGTAGTAAACTTATAATAACTAATTCTACCATTCCATCTCTCAAATCTTTAACTTTGTGTTGCACACATAATTTGTCAGTTATTAATTGTACAACAACATCACCCCCTTGTGGTTAAATTAACACATGATACAACACTGATGTTGGACATGATACTCGCCGCATTTTTATGATGCTCCTCATCTCTTCATTCAGTTTCCACACCGCTTACTCTGGAGGAACCTCACAAAACACATACCCTTCTTCTGACAATGACGTTTCACCGCCAGGCAGCCCACATCCCCAGTACCACTGCCCTCCACCGCTCTCTCATCCACCACCTCCTCTGTGTCACATGTCTGGATGCTTCATTTGAGTcttcaaatgtttaatttgtttcttCTGCTACTTGGTTGCTTTTTTAATTATATGAACTATTTACTTACTCTTTGTATTGTACTCTGTATTTTCTGTtgtcaataaaacaaatactttaCAAAAAATGACTATGCAGATATTACCAGGGGACTTCAGAACACCATACAAGCATTATAGGCCCCCTATTAAATTCAACATACCAGTTCACAAATGTCCTGGGGTGATGTCCACACTTTGGAGGGTCTCTCACTCATCCTTAAATACAATATTCCCACATggtattaaaacatttacaacagTCAGGTTCATCCACTTGTTAAAGGGAAGATAAACAGGATTATGCTTGTAAAATGTTACCACATATATTGCATCTAACCGCATTTTTGAGTTCATGAAATTGCATCAAATTCTAGGGAAAATGAATTTTAACTTTATTCCAGACGCTGTATTATACCTTTTACATggtataaaataacatttgttgGATTTTCACTCTAATAACATAATCAGACTGACACATAATGTGCAGTAGAGTCACGTAATATAGATAAAACTTAAGCAGGTCGTAAGGCCAAGATCCTCACCCAAATTAAGTCAATAGGATTATTCACAGCCTGGCTGTCGTTCACCATTGTCACTGTATGTTCACAGCAACTCAGAGAGCTCAGCTGGTTACAAAGTCTGTCTCAGTGCATCTCAATCATATTAATGGGGTAAATAAATGCTACATctatgacattttttttttttcacaggaTCAAATTCACAGACTTTCACAACTTTCTCCGGTACCAgaacttttaatactttaagacGCTTTCCGTCCACATCACATGCCTACACATTTGGACAGGGGTCATCCCTCTTGTGTCTTTGGTAAAGTTTTAGCTGGTATCTCCATACACTGGTAACAGTacagttcagttcatttcaacAGGTTCTTCTCTTGTGCATTTGGTTCATGGTCATTTAGCGAGTATGTGTCATCAGTGTAACAAACAACAGTGGCACTCCAGTCTTCATGGGACAGCTGCTTGGACCTTCACAACAAATATCTCTCTGTGTTTGGTGTTCAGAAGCCCAGGTATTCTGCCAGGAACACAGCCATGATCTTGGTCAGGTTCACCACAGTGGGGCGGTGCATGTTCTCCTCTGTGTCGTCCAGCGTGTGCCAGACCTGTGGGAAGGGAGTGGCAATGACATGCAGCACGGGGAcacctgtatgtgtgtaggggggagggagaggaaagaggaagataATGATGATGACTGACAGCATTGTGTTATATACTTTTGACACATACAGCGCAAACTCTGTGATGTAGTTCGCAGTCCCCCAGGaacaaattttttaaaaatgtttttccatcaTGGGAAATACATGCGTGTTAGATCGCACACATTAAAACGCAGCCATGTTAGACTTCACtgtattacattacataatacttatttggcagacgcttttgtCCATAGCGACTCACAATAAGTGCATTCAACATCCATAGCAGCAAGAGGTAGATCAACAATCATCAAAAATTGTGCATCGCttccaaacaacaaacaacatgttGACTACTACAGTacataagataagataagatagactttattgatcccacgCTGGGGAAATTCACTTGTTATAGCAGTTCCAGAtacaacacaacaaatacattaGAATAGgttaaaatataatagaaaaatataatacattatagatatagaaaaataagaataagagTTAAATGTACACTGTATACACCTTTTATATACAGATGTACATGTGCTTAAAGgt
Proteins encoded:
- the six9 gene encoding SIX homeobox 9 isoform X1, coding for MIFTAEQVACVCEVLLQSGYMDRLAGFLRTLPPPPAISSSTSRSPGELESVLKAKAAVAFHQGRFIDLYSLLEGFPFSPRSHPLLQQLWLRAHYIEAEGQRGRPLGAVGKYRIRRKFPLPHTIWDGEETSYCFKEKSRSILRECYHLKPYPSTREKRELAAATGLTTTQVSNWFKNRRQRDRSTDATGFHTAYSGGTSQNTYPSSDNDVSPPGSPHPQYHCPPPLSHPPPPLCHMSGCFI
- the six9 gene encoding SIX homeobox 9 isoform X2, with the protein product MMSNDKHARSVSVLHRGFSSLPYKLKRGCWKISLVQLTSHYFFRDHHPVSTAMIFTAEQVACVCEVLLQSGYMDRLAGFLRTLPPPPAISSSTSRSPGELESVLKAKAAVAFHQGRFIDLYSLLEGFPFSPRSHPLLQQLWLRAHYIEAEGQRGRPLGAVGKYRIRRKFPLPHTIWDGEETSYCFKEKSRSILRECYHLKPYPSTREKRELAAATGLTTTQVSNWFKNRRQRDRSTDATGSVMQQFPHRLLWRNLTKHIPFF